From the Megalops cyprinoides isolate fMegCyp1 chromosome 21, fMegCyp1.pri, whole genome shotgun sequence genome, one window contains:
- the LOC118796628 gene encoding nectin-2-like isoform X2, giving the protein MARDYARKCFDFPNKCGLVVALFLTVFQGAAGQRVQVDPEVESYPGQTVNLRCQFVNGGDIRLTQVSWIWEPKEGQRENIAVFHPTFGASYPDSPQKGRVQFTHSSLENPSISISELRMTDEGKYICEYATYPSGNEQGTTSLIMLAKPRNSASPVTVSAGTSQVVVARCESADGQPAAQIDWETAAKGNFTTTAKPGVDNTLTVVSEYRMVPTAEDNGADIKCIITHRTEDKAQIIPMKLSIEFPPTANIVGYDSNWYIGRTDAVLTCMTTGNPPPTNVTWRVVSGEMPDTVQIRENTLTVQKVDDAVNTTFVCEAKNRLGSSQAQITAFVTEKPNPDPTVGIIIGAIVGVLLLLVIIFVAIAVVRKRSQNAESADGPPNYKPPPPVKATGSTEMLNKSQDPLTESQPLSHTMYYETSGEPVTDLDANDEENGYTVGASSGWDDSAQHPEDEGQSETLPPYSDSPDRETPRDLPQDPNALSSSSSRGGSFVSPAMYV; this is encoded by the exons GTGCGGCCGGCCAGCGGGTTCAGGTGGACCCAGAGGTGGAGTCGTATCCGGGCCAGACAGTCAATCTGCGCTGTCAGTTTGTGAATGGAGGCGATATTCGGCTCACACAG GTGTCGTGGATCTGGGAGCCgaaggaggggcagagggagaacATTGCCGTCTTCCACCCGACGTTCGGGGCGAGCTACCCCGACTCCCCCCAGAAGGGGAGGGTGCAGTTCACCCACAGCTCCCTGGAGAACCCCTCCATCAGCATCAGCGAACTGCGTATGACGGACGAGGGGAAGTACATCTGCGAGTACGCCACCTACCCCAGCGGCAACGAGCAGGGCACCACCTCCCTCATCATGCTGG CTAAGCCCCGGAACTCCGCCTCGCCCGTCACGGTGTCGGCCGGAACGTCGCAGGTCGTCGTGGCGCGCTGCGAGTCGGCCGACGGCCAGCCGGCGGCCCAGATCGACTGGGAGACGGCGGCCAAGGGCAACTTCACCACCACCGCGAAGCCGGGCGTGGACAACACGCTGACCGTGGTCAGCGAGTACCGCATGGTCCCCACTGCCGAGGACAACGGCGCTGACATCAAATGCATCATCACCCACCGCACGGAGGACAAGGCCCAGATCATCCCCATGAAGTTGTCCATTGAGT ttCCCCCGACGGCCAACATCGTGGGCTACGACAGCAACTGGTACATCGGCCGCACCGACGCCGTCCTTACCTGCATGACCACTGGAAACCCACCGCCCACCAATGTCACCTGGAGAGT TGTGTCGGGAGAGATGCCGGACACTGTGCAGATCCGGGAGAACACCCTGACCGTCCAGAAGGTGGATGACGCCGTGAACACCACCTTCGTGTGCGAGGCGAAAAACCGCCTGGGCTCCAGCCAGGCCCAGATCACGGCCTTCGTCACCG AAAAACCGAACCCGGATCCGACCGTAGGCATCATCATTGGGGCCATCGTCGGCGTGCTCCTCCTCCTGGTTATCATTTTCGTCGCCATAGCGGTGGTGCGCAAACGCTCACAGAATGCTGAGAGTGCAGA CGGACCCCCCAATTACAAGCCTCCCCCTCCCGTGAAGGCCACCGGCTCCACTGAAATG TTGAACAAGAGCCAGGACCCACTGACTGAGTCCCAACCACTCAGCCACACTATGTACTATGAGACCAGCGGGGAGCCCGTCACT GATCTGGATGCAAACGACGAAGAAAATGGCTACACCGTCGGTGCCTCCTCTGGCTGGGATGACTCGGCGCAGCACCCGGAGGACGAGGGCCAAAGCGAAACCCTCCCGCCGTACTCCGACTCCCCCGACCGCGAGACACCACGGGACCTCCCCCAGGACCCCAACgccctgtcctcctcctcctcacggGGGGGCAGTTTCGTGTCCCCCGCCATGTATGTATAG
- the LOC118796628 gene encoding nectin-2-like isoform X1 gives MARDYARKCFDFPNKCGLVVALFLTVFQGAAGQRVQVDPEVESYPGQTVNLRCQFVNGGDIRLTQVSWIWEPKEGQRENIAVFHPTFGASYPDSPQKGRVQFTHSSLENPSISISELRMTDEGKYICEYATYPSGNEQGTTSLIMLAKPRNSASPVTVSAGTSQVVVARCESADGQPAAQIDWETAAKGNFTTTAKPGVDNTLTVVSEYRMVPTAEDNGADIKCIITHRTEDKAQIIPMKLSIEFPPTANIVGYDSNWYIGRTDAVLTCMTTGNPPPTNVTWRVVSGEMPDTVQIRENTLTVQKVDDAVNTTFVCEAKNRLGSSQAQITAFVTEPQVSPSNAGLVAGAVIGSLLALLLLGALIFVLVTHSRRQQRGYRGNGGPGAFGHKKASKNGTGGNNNGPIYTYREGAPGALAERPNDPLGGSTPTAHDILLSSEMDEAERRKFDAMEDEEEEEVERYDHFGGGGGGGGGPSVYIGRHDDVGGYLDEYDMESQRDGSIISRTAVYV, from the exons GTGCGGCCGGCCAGCGGGTTCAGGTGGACCCAGAGGTGGAGTCGTATCCGGGCCAGACAGTCAATCTGCGCTGTCAGTTTGTGAATGGAGGCGATATTCGGCTCACACAG GTGTCGTGGATCTGGGAGCCgaaggaggggcagagggagaacATTGCCGTCTTCCACCCGACGTTCGGGGCGAGCTACCCCGACTCCCCCCAGAAGGGGAGGGTGCAGTTCACCCACAGCTCCCTGGAGAACCCCTCCATCAGCATCAGCGAACTGCGTATGACGGACGAGGGGAAGTACATCTGCGAGTACGCCACCTACCCCAGCGGCAACGAGCAGGGCACCACCTCCCTCATCATGCTGG CTAAGCCCCGGAACTCCGCCTCGCCCGTCACGGTGTCGGCCGGAACGTCGCAGGTCGTCGTGGCGCGCTGCGAGTCGGCCGACGGCCAGCCGGCGGCCCAGATCGACTGGGAGACGGCGGCCAAGGGCAACTTCACCACCACCGCGAAGCCGGGCGTGGACAACACGCTGACCGTGGTCAGCGAGTACCGCATGGTCCCCACTGCCGAGGACAACGGCGCTGACATCAAATGCATCATCACCCACCGCACGGAGGACAAGGCCCAGATCATCCCCATGAAGTTGTCCATTGAGT ttCCCCCGACGGCCAACATCGTGGGCTACGACAGCAACTGGTACATCGGCCGCACCGACGCCGTCCTTACCTGCATGACCACTGGAAACCCACCGCCCACCAATGTCACCTGGAGAGT TGTGTCGGGAGAGATGCCGGACACTGTGCAGATCCGGGAGAACACCCTGACCGTCCAGAAGGTGGATGACGCCGTGAACACCACCTTCGTGTGCGAGGCGAAAAACCGCCTGGGCTCCAGCCAGGCCCAGATCACGGCCTTCGTCACCG AGCCGCAGGTCAGCCCCTCCAATGCCGGCCTGGTGGCGGGCGCCGTCATCGGCAGTCTCCTGGCCCTCCTATTGCTCGGCGCGCTCATCTTTGTGCTGGTCACCCATAGCCGCCGGCAACAGCGGGGTTACCGCGGCAACGGCGGCCCAGGCGCCTTCGGGCACAAGAAGGCCAGCAAGAACGGCACTGGGGGCAACAACAACGGCCCCATCTACACGTACCGGGAGGGCGCCCCAGGGGCGCTGGCGGAGAGGCCCAATGACCCTCTTGGAGGCTCCACCCCCACCGCTCATGACATCCTGCTGAGCAGCGAGATGGACGAGGCGGAGCGGAGGAAGTTCGATGCAatggaggatgaggaagaggaggaggtggaaagGTACGACCACttcggaggaggaggagggggaggaggcgggCCCTCCGTCTACATCGGCCGGCACGACGACGTGGGCGGCTACCTGGACGAGTACGACATGGAGTCCCAGAGGGACGGCTCCATCATCTCCCGGACTGCCGTCTACGTCTAG